Proteins encoded together in one Triticum dicoccoides isolate Atlit2015 ecotype Zavitan chromosome 7B, WEW_v2.0, whole genome shotgun sequence window:
- the LOC119337701 gene encoding TBC1 domain family member 15-like, translated as MLRRHKGRESASSSDSTFYQLRPDCAHNVPDTKFKIKIGKTLSVRKWHAAFTHHGSLHIASVLNRIQSGGVHPAIRGEVWEFLLGCFDPDSTFDDRDHIRQARRIQYARWKEQCKHMDPHVGSGKIITAPIITEDGVPIKDPLVLLEAATPDQQASLISTKNGDEADHRLTDKQTIEWKLTLHQIGLDVLRTDRSMVFYEKKENLSKLWDILAVYAWIDKEVGYCQGMSDLCSPMIVLLNDEADAFWCFERLMRRLRGNFRCTQQSVGVENQLQHLASIIQVLDPKLHDHLETLGGGDYLFAFRMFMVLFRRELSFGDSLYLWEMMWALEYDPDMFSTYEESGPATVRSAQGYKPRVKSTRQFGKYERANMKSATNGVDGPVPISVFLVASVLKENSQKLLQEARGLDDIIRILNNVNGNLDAKKACAGALKLHAKYLRKMQGKKA; from the exons ATGCTGCGGCGGCACAAGGGAAGGGAATCGGCGTCGTCGTCGGATTCCACCTTCTACCAGCTGCGCCCCGACTGCGCCCACAACGTCCCCGACACCAAGTTCAAGATCAAg ATTGGCAAGACGCTGAGCGTACGCAAATGGCACGCCGCCTTCACGCACCACGGATCCCTCCACATCGCCTCTGTTCTAAACCGGATTCAGAGCGGG GGTGTGCACCCTGCAATCAGGGGAGAGGTCTGGGAGTTCCTGCTCGGCTGCTTCGATCCCGACAGCACATTCGATGACCGCGACCACATCAGGCAAGCAAGAAG GATACAGTATGCTAGATGGAAGGAACAATGCAAACACATGGATCCTCACGTCGGCAGCGGCAAAATCATCACCGCCCCCATCATAACCGAGGATGGCGTGCCTATCAAGGACCCTTTGGTTTTACTTGAAGCCGCCACTCCAGACCAGCAAGCTAGTTTGATCAGCACCAAGAATGGAGATGAGGCCGACCACCGCCTCACGGATAAACAGACTATCGAATGGAAGCTTACGCTGCACCAAATCG gtcttgatgttcttcgcaCTGACCGCTCCATGGTCTTCTACGAGAAGAAAGAAAATCTCTCCAAGTTATGGGATATTCTAGCTGTCTATGCGTGGATCGACAAAGAAGTTGGGTATTGCCAAG GAATGAGTGATTTATGCTCACCGATGATAGTGCTACTCAATGATGAAGCAGACGCGTTTtggtgctttgagagactcatgcgTAGACTG CGCGGGAATTTCAGATGCACACAGCAATCCGTTGGGGTTGAGAACCAGCTTCAGCACCTTGCCTCTATCATTCAGGTGCTGGACCCAAAGTTACATGACCACCTCG AAACACTTGGCGGAGGCGACTATCTCTTTGCATTCCGCATGTTCATGGTATTGTTTCGCCGTGAACTGTCATTTGGGGACTCCTTGTACCTTTGGGAG ATGATGTGGGCTCTAGAATATGACCCTGACATGTTCTCCACATATGAAGAGAGCGGGCCTGCAACTGTCAGAAGTGCTCAAGGATATAAACCAAGAGTAAAATCAACCCGTCAGTTTGGCAAGTACGAGAGGGCGAATATGAAGAGTGCTACTAACGGTGTTGATGGGCCTGTCCCTATTTCTGTTTTCCTGGTTGCTAGTGTATTGAAAGAGAACAGTCAGAAGCTGTTGCAAGAAGCCCGGGGATTAGATGACATCATTAGG ATATTGAACAATGTGAATGGGAACTTGGATGCAAAGAAGGCTTGCGCTGGTGCACTGAAACTTCACGCCAAGTACCTTAGAAAG ATGCAGGGAAAGAAAGCCTAA